One Onychostoma macrolepis isolate SWU-2019 chromosome 15, ASM1243209v1, whole genome shotgun sequence DNA segment encodes these proteins:
- the LOC131520594 gene encoding E3 ubiquitin-protein ligase RNF14-like codes for MLKDAAEKELLEKKCKENEKQLIQRATDEKLSEDWLKENCKQCPSCGANIQKLQGCNKMTCSSCKQYFCWLCLAVLSRMDPYNHFKDFSSSCYGQHQHLRITGYSSCSSITLKITVKTG; via the exons ATGTTGAAAGATGCTGCAGAGAAGGAACTACTcgaaaaaaaatgcaaagaaaatgaaaagcaGCTGATCCAAAGAGCAACAGACGAAAAGTTAAGTGAAGACTGGCTCAAGGAAAACTGTAAACAGTGCCCTTCCTGTGGTGCTAACATACAG aaattacaGGGCTGCAACAAGATGACCTGCTCCTCCTGTAAACAGTATTTCTGCTGGCTCTGCCTTGCAGTTCTTAGCAGAATGGACCCCTACAACCACTTCAAAGACTTTAGCTCATCATGCTATGGCCAG CATCAACACCTCAGGATCACAGGATATAGTTCTTGCAGCAGCATAACATTGAAAATAACAGTGAAGACTGGATAA